The DNA sequence tctcgaatgaaatttgctacagctgccccagtagcttttttcaaagggatggcctctacccattttgtaaagtactccgtggctaccaggatccatatataaccattggatggaggatttatgggccctatgagatcgagcccccaagtatgaaaaggccatggcgtcgtcatatcctgtaggacatttgggtgagtgtgaattgcatctcctaggacttggcaagcatgacatgttttgatcagctcctcagagtctcttttcatcgttggccagtaatatcccaacaacaatAACTGCTTATACAGTCTTCTCTTTcctgggtgacttccacaatctccagagtgcacctctctgactacttctctagcttcctttggtcccaggcacctgaggggatccccatggtatccctttttgaataaaatgtcgtTCTGCAAGAAATACCTGCTCGCTAgttttttgagcttgtgggccagttccctgtcggttggcaggatcccccgagccaggtatcctatgaaaggaacccgccaatcttctgcaataaacaccgcgtagctttcttctttatcaattgccaaacgacattcctggcatttctcctgtatgattgctgcttccttgtccatatccggccagtaataccccatgcgttgcatccttctgtataggctgactttttctgcaactccacatgcttgggcgtgtaattcttctagtttcgcctttccttccttcttggtGATACATCTGGACAGTATTCCTCCTGGCAGTCTCTTATATAActctccttctatctgagtgtaatccattagttctttgatgttccctctggggcttgcctctttcatcctttctttgatttcgtccctccagtcccactgtttggattccccggggtacatcccttggaggatccttacaatagaatgttcctgtcttcctatttttatcagcgtatccTTCCCAtcaaatggtatttgggatcccagggtggcgagagCATCTGCAAacttgttttcacttctttgagtgtattctatgctgaaggtttgaaattccatctccagcctttgtgcccaagtcctgtaggctgctaaactttgttcccgtaatgcaaagtcacctttcacttgggagactacaagattagaatctcccagcactctcatatgtttcactcctatgctgagtgctatagtcaacccagttaagtatgcctcatattcagctacATTATTAGAGtatgagaaaccaagcttgaaggacaggggcatgatatccccattttcgcagcttagtacaattcctaccccatttgaagtcgCTGTGGCTgacccgtcaaacctcatggtccatttcttccctgggatctccatcactgctacctcaccagggatttcttcactcagcgggccttcttcctttcctgggaattgagctagcaaatctgctatggcctggctcttgAAAGCCTTAGGAGTTTttatacctatatcatattgtgagagtaacactagccattgtgctatccttcccgtgagaaggggctggtgcaggagtgcttttatggggtgggatTTGGTCaccaagaggatttggtgagctgagaagtacctcttcaacctttgtGATGCATAAACgatcactaggcaggctttctctattctggggtacctggtctcggtatccttgagtgttctgcttacataatatatgggctgctcatttccttggtcatcttcttgtgccagcaaagctcctattgcctgagagtttgatgctaggtatagcaacagaggtcgcccacgtactggtgcctggagggtgggcagatgattcataatgccctgaattctttgaaaaacttCCTGCTGCTCCgttccccaggtaaattcatttcccttttttaaTAGCTTGGATAGGCCTGCTGTAGCTGAGGCTAAACTAGGCACAAACCTCCTgatataggagacccttcccaggaagcttttgagttccctaacagtagttggtcttctcatcgtggcaataactgtggccttggctgggtccacgcttatgcctttgtgatgtaccaggaacccaaggaactttccagcagacactccaaaggcgcacttcatggggttcatacgtaacttgtatttcctgcatctttcaaagacttgctcaagaacttggaaatgtcctgttctagtttttgacttgaccacaatatcgtctacataatcttccatctcctcatgcatcatgtcgtggaaaatggctgtcatggtccgttgatacgtagcccccgcatttttgaggccaaagggcattacagtgtagtaaaagttcccaatcggagttctgaatgccgtcttctctgcatctttggctgccatgcggatttggttgtatccactgtacccatccataaacgAGAACATTGAAtttcctgcagctgaatctacaaggaggtcgatattgggcaaggggaactcatctttaggacatgccttgttcaagttgcgaaagtctacacagcaacggatctgaccatttttcttcttcacaggtacaatgttagaaagccattttgggtgttggatgggtttgataaaaccagctgttagtaaTTTCTTGACTTTTTggactatttgagcttctacctcagtgtggaagaccctagctggttggactactggcctcatccctgggtccacattaagagaatggactaccaactctgggtctagacctggcatctcatcataggtccacgcaaacacatctctgtatttttgaagcaaggttatcaattgttctctttcttgagccaccaattgactgctaatgaagacaggttttcgggatcctggttctgtccccaagtctacttcctttaattcttcctcaggctgaatctgggcctccttaactggttcttctgggatttcttcttgggccatcatgcagcttggtggtccgggaccttcctgcacaatgcattcgggtcccgcgcaccttcacaaacgataaattagccttcccccaggttcccgcaccaccacacattctcgggatcctgaagagctgggctctctcttttgtctttttctttctagaaggtttctcaggtcacgggtgccccttcctcctccttcttcttctaggacAGGTGCCCCCGGGGTCCCCGGGGCggggttctcatcatctggctccaactcatcataaaacatcgtttctgcaaagttcacttctccctggctgaaaggattatgattggcagggatccttatgggcctcccattcagtctccctttaatgcattgatggaacgtggatggaataaggcgatgtttatgaagccacgggcgtcccagcaacacgtgataagaaatttctgcattaatcacatgaaatctTGTCAGAGCTACTATCGGCCCCACCCATAAGGCTAGCTGCACATATCCTTCTGTTGACTCTactgatcctccaaatcctgttatctccatgggagtccccaggatccttctgtcaactaagccaacagcttccagggtacttaaggttatgaggttgagtgatgcccccgtatccaccagtgctcttctgacttgaacgccgtttatggtggccattagataaaggggtctacggtggtctgggtgctcaatctccatgtcttcatcagtgaaggttattgcattggttgtttccaggaaagctcgactagcatgtgactcagctgtaaagcattccatccctgaatctgctgctatgctcatgagagactctgtggccaccctccttgcttctggtccgaatcctaattgattgaatagtgacctgaacttgggattcttctggagggttctgactgtgctcgggtggaaggattcttcagattctcctgcttctgccgggttccAGTGTATTACCATtgctaccaccccttttcctttgtggttaggtaaggggttcctctgcacttccggctccttctgagtgagctccagggttccttctctcaactttttgtggaagagtctgcgaagggtccagcaatccttggtggagtgcttgacataattatggattctgcaaaataaagggttcttcctttcttcttctgttggtggcctggacacagtgaatggcctgacaaccccatctccaatccacttgtctaggacatggcttaactcctcagctgtacatgggatcactggtggttcctcaaacaccttcccatctggtctcttccttttctctcctgctgatgctgtcatagcttgggatgcgggcagcctttttgttcTCATGGTTTGCGCTgtccttctggttctctgtagcaggtcagcaaattgtgtgatacataaattttcaaggttgagcctgtaatcaaaaagcatgttggctatacaggtttccacgagctccttttcttcatggtctccataGCAGTCTAAGGACACATCttcgaatcttttaatgaattgaacaggatcttctccaggtctctgcctcaccatttgcaggttctagaaagtgattttgtcttcaccagggtaatatttggcgcagaatttttccatcatctcatcccaggttttgatggacccgggtctcagtgtggtgtaccaagtgtatgccctatccactaaggatttggtgaattcccttagacataattctttgtctcctgcataggggcccatagtgtggacaaacctactcacatgttccacggcacttccattccttccatcgaaaggatggaactttgggggttcgtaccccttagggtatggtttgccaagaagttctggagggaacgggggatcccgagagaattgcttggggatccctgagagtttttccctttcttgctccaggagggcattgacgtctgccagtgtcaagtactgagggttggcccttcctcccactgctgaccctccttctggctgcgtcccatcttggtggccagtagggggaatattgtctctgacttcctgtgtcctgccttctttgagaagacgaacttcttgctccagatcctttaacattgctgtcattctggccattaggtctggttcctgccttgcgtgtctttgttctgacaccacttcctgttctaccaagggtatcccacctccttgcctggagacttcctcattttctcctacaggctcagaggccgtaggtggcacattagttcccttgctgtttctttgtctcggaggcattctctgtgaagggttgcttcttccttcttctttgcctagtccccagcggagtcgccaaaatgtgagagtgcctttttcaggatactcaagcccaaggatcctgggcctgaatgaaaaggaaggatttggtggaccgggccttgattcaccgcagctaacgagctgtttaagaatcaagtgaatgcagagaatactcctgacaatatacagaaagacaacaaacaaggatatcgaggagtaccaaaattaacaacgtaagttcagaaggaaacaaagcaggattagcaaaacgataaaacaaagaaatagtgCTGTGAGGATCCTGAGAATTATTaagcagtgtttcattaataagttatctgttttgattacagaaagctcactaggacgtgatacaaggtccaatcaagctcaaaaattgcagtcttgaatggctatttcagccttcaaaacttgcaaagtttgattctcgttgaatccgagtatgtgtaatagtggcctttacaggatatcgggaagcagtatttgttcttcccttagtatttttctttctgcatagatttttctgatggttctacctagagaatttcttcttttttgtgtttctttctttttttttttcgctaccttcttcacaacccgtcccctccttttataatggagtttttctgggtgtcccgggttcccctattttgttcttttgcaaacagagcatgttctgtccctgtcgcctcggtaagtccctttgccgttttctctcattctttccttctcttggttctgattccttcgaaagcttctggttggccatcctctttgggacgtgctgaggtatgcccttctcggcatccccatttctggcgcattcctcttttccctttctttcctatttgggcggaatcctgttctgccatttttgaaagtcattcgttgccattcttcttccctgtcctggttccccgaggctcttttgctgtctgtgccatgagaggtcgctcgcgtttcttgtttttttcttttcctgtcttctttctaccgatctgtcccaatcttcctttttatttgtgtttgaagggatttgaggatccttgcttctttatattttgccgcggtctctttttgggatgcttcttccttttctgggcttcaggatcctctgggccttccttttatcccccatgggtcatccgtgcCTATTACTTTGGTCTTAGcctgagatttttccttttgggcttgacttgttcttctgttttgggcttatttcattatgaccctttttagacctcaacaaagATATATGTTGCCCTTCTCCTTTCTTATCCCTTGTCCGACGTCTAACTCTTAGTAATGATGTAACTCTGAAGTAAGTCCATGATGATATGACACTCGAACTGACCTCGGACGCATGTTGCCGAGATGACTTTTATCCTTAGACGCTTGTTGGACTTATCTCATATTATCTCTACTCCTCTCTTCACTCCGTTCTCCTTATAATCTTATCTGGACCTCCTCGGATGGTCTAATGTCCTCGGATTAGGCCATAGACCCAGTTAGTACTACCCTAACAGTACTTACTGactaactggcccccacaacAGTACTTACTGactaactggcccccacaacAGTAATCGGAGATCTCATTCAAAAGGGTGTAGAGAGTCCAAAATTTCTTGATGACATTATCTGTAGTTACACACTTACACTATGTAATCAGTTCAGGACAAATTCTGGATTTGGAATTATTCATCATCACTAATTATTTATGGTTTGGAAATTTGGTTAAATTAATGGATAATTTATGCTTCCAAATTTTACTCGGATCCAATAGTCTAAACGCAAAGCAATCACTTGGTTAAACGAGACCACAAATTCATGTGAAATGTTATTCAGTAGGCGTGGACTTTTGTAAAATTGGACCATTTCAGGTGGGTAAGCTTTACATAAGGATTTTACATGTTCAATTGGATGGGAAAATGTTTACGGGTGAGTGTAAGTTCAGGTGTGTTCATTTTTCTATACAAGATTTAATCACACTCGAATCCATCTATTTTGATAATTGGCAAACGCATAAATCTTGAATTACATTAAATAAAAAGCTTtgacattcaaaaaaaaaaaaaaaaaaattcttaactGAAATTTTATACGTGTGTGAAATAAACTCATAACACTCATCATATTGTTAagaatttttatgattaaaaaatgtagtaatcttaTATGGTAGGATtgatgaaaattaattttaaaaaaaaaaattttaaaagcatTTGAACACGCGTGTTAGCGCGTGCTTTGAGGCCAATCATAAGCCGGCATGCACTTTCCGAACTAACGTACTTGTAAAGCATGTCGGTTCCTCTTCCTAATACGACCTGTACTTTGTAAAACACAATTTCTGTAGAAGAACACAACTCAACTtctttgaaagttgaaactctcctttatatatatatataaatactccACGCTATTCCTATTTccctccacacacacacacacacacacacaagcacactctctctctccttctctcttgaattctcagcttttttttttttttttgggttggttggTTGGTATTTGACGCTCAGGTCTGCCCAACCATGGCAAGTTCGCTTGAAATTGCAAAGAAGGCAAAAGAAGCCTTTGTGGACGACAGCTTCAAACTCGCCGTTGACCTCTTTTCTGAGGCCATTGACTTGAGCCCTAACGACGCCAATCTCTTCGCAGACCGGGCCCAGGCCCATCTCAAACTCAACAATCTCACTGGTACCCCTACTCCCACTACCTCctcctttgttttattttgtcgTCCCATAAGAAATTTAGAGTTTAAACTCTGTTACGCCAAAAACACCGATTGGTGTATTGGTCTTAtcataaattaagaaaaaatcatCATGGAGCAGACACTTGAAATTcgtaaagtaaaataaaattcgTTGTTCGTTAATTACACTTcgtttttttaaaatcaatagtACAATGGGGAGGAGTATTTGAATTCGGGTTCTGTAACTTTTGtgtataataattttatgaaaactttgatttttttttattttttattttttttatgttgatgtTTAAATTTTGAGCAGAAGCGGCTGCCGATGCAAGTAAGGCAATTGAGATTGATCCTTCCATGGCCAAGGCTTACCTTCGTAAAGGGTGAGtatatatactatattataCTATACATGACTTGAATTTAATACTTACGActtaattcaaaattataaatcatTCGCTATTAGTTCCAAATAGCAATTTTAGTCTTTTAAGTTTAAAGCGGTCTTCTTATAGTCTAAAATTAAAATGCCTAACATGTCATCACTCTATAGGAATTAGAAGCGATCACTTTAAGTTTGTTAGGTGCTTTTATCGCtcatgaattgaaaattttcatctttgcATTATACATTCTCTATGTTCTTTATATGCATTCcaaattttatgataataagatgttatttactatctaatcaataaacttatgttttttgtaaaattttaaagtacaaaatttgaaaatttaaacattctaattttatatatgaaataGTTAGTTGTCACTATAGAGGCTTTAAGGAGACAATGTAAACCCAACAATGAATTTGTGAAAAGAACATATCCAATATAAAGTTATTAAGTAGTTTAACATTGATTGGTTATTCAATTAGctttaaatattgtaaaatagcttcttcttcttcttttctttttttgtggtaatccataatatatttttcaattccCTTTGTGTTCCACAAGACCTGTACATGTTATAGTTTGCTCAATATTTTTTCCAGTCTCCTTGCATGTTTGGGGATCCCAATGACTTGGGAATTCTAGAATATTTGAATCCTTGATTTAGATGTTGATTTGTGATGCACCacaaagttttttctttttcaacgaTTGGGCTGCCTGTTTAAATCATGTCCATCCGTTAAACACAGTGGTTTGCATATTATCTTGTAGCATTGCATAttcttttttgaagtaaagtaTTATTCATCTGATTATACAAGTGTTCTAATAATATTGAATTGTTATACTTCAAAACGATTAAAACTCTGAACTTATCCGTTGAgttttttactttgtaatctacAGCACTGCCTGTATGAAGCTTGGTGAATATCTTACTGCTAAGGAAGCCCTTGAGATTGGTACATCTTTGGCACAAAATGATTCAAGATTCACGAAGATGCTTAAAGAATGTGATCAGCATTTGGCAGGTATGTAATTGTCTCCAATCAGTCCGGACTTTAATGCTTTGCAGTTTTTAGAATCAAGCTCCGAGCTTTGATCTTTGGCAATTATTGCTTAGCTGGTAAATCTTTTAGAAGCGTTTAAGatagtgttatatatatatatatatatatattatttttttcaaatctttatTCAGAGAAAACTAATGATCGAACCTAATGCTTGTCACCAGATTTTCAACCAAGTACTGTACCTGCTTCTGCCTCTAAATTGTCTGATACAACTGCTGGAACTCTTGAAGAATCTAAAAAAGGATGTGGCATGTCCCAGCAGATTAGCACGATTACATCAGTCAGACCAAAATACAGGTTCTTGCAGTTTCTCTTACTTAATATGTTGTGTCTTGACTACCCAGAATCtgtattacaaaaaatatttgccCCTGTAACTGTGTAACTTTTCATTAAACTTGCTAGTTATCCTTCAAGCCCTTATGCATGCTTTCACTTCATCCATTGTACTATGATTATGTAGCcataaatcaaaatattaaagcGGCAATGTGCTGAAACCCTTACTTAGCCTCTGTCTCACGAGTCAGAAATGGAGGAAAACCCTTGGATtactccacacacacacacacacagagacacacacactatatatatatatacacacaaaactGTTGCTACATGGAATACCAAGCCAAATCATTTAGGGTACTAGGGTTATTTGTGCCTCCTGTTGGACCTTACTGAGTTACAACACTAAAACTACCACAATTGCCTCTACTGTCCTCACCCACTTCTGccattaaatcatttttaatgtCAATACTAGTACAACAAATGAAACAATAAAATGTTAGGTTGTTTATAACAAGGATAAATATGTTTCATTCTTccttggttttttattatttttatggtcaTCTGATAATTGATGGTTGAACAGCCATGGATACTACCAGAAGCCGGAGGAAGTGGTTGTCACAATTTATGTGAAGGGCATACCAGCAAACAACATAGTTGTTGACTTTGGAGAACAGATTGTACGTTTCTCTTCTAGagatatcttttcttttctttttctttttcaaaacataaattatacatttttttacccTCGTTTAAACTGCTGTTTGTTGATTTATTCTGTTCAATATTAGATAGCTTTTCTAGTATCTTTACAAATAGTTGATAagctaatttaaatttttttatgttgcaGCTGAGTGTCACAATTGGCATCCATGATGAAGATGCTTATTATTTTCAGCCTCGATTGTTTGGGAAGGTATTGCATGAATTTCATGATTTTATGGCATTTCTTCTTGCACGGATCCATGGATCATATAAGAATTTACAGTTCTTTATCTACCCGCTTGAATATTAGGAGGGCATTACTGTCAAATGTATAAACCATGTTTAATAATTGCATAGTGTAAAGCATCTGTTCTCTTCTCCTTGAGCCCTGAATGTGCTTGTTTTGCaagtagagaaaagaaaactctgtttctctttttcttccaaTTGCATGGTTTGTAATAAGGAGCACGTAGTGGAGCAAGTATTCACTCATAATTTCCACTTTAGGCTGAGGTTAGGAGTGAAAGTTGGGGTTCAAGAAGAATAGGCACCGAAGTTTTCTGTACCCCCCTGTCCTGCCCAGGCCCTCTCTTCATCAATTTTCTGTATAACAATGTCTCTCTTTTCCCTCTTAATTTTTCTCTCGTATAAAGTGAACCATATGGATAAATGAACACTCCTAATTGTCCTTTTTCAAAACAAGACCATAAAGGATTGGTTGTTTGACCATAAAGATGCATGAATACTTGTAAtctgattttggatttttttttgttttgtaaaaaacAGATAATACCTGATAAGTGCAGATATGAAGTACTGTCGACTAAAGTTGAAATCCGTCTTGCGAAAGCTGAAATTATCAACTGGCCATCACTTGAATATAGCAAGGAAATTGCAGTTACTCAAAAAGTGAATGTGTTGTCAGGTAATCCATGTGCCTTCATTATGCATACTTGAGCTGCAATCATGATTATTGAATATTGTCACCGTACTCCAATTAAGTTTCATCATTTTTAAAGTAGACGCAGTACACCAAATAATCATTGGTACCGGTAAAACCAGAAGTGATCTTTATTATTTCCTTGGTTGCTAATAACTTGCTTCTTATTATGATTTTGCAGTTGAATCTCAAAGGCCTGCATATCCATCTTCAATGCCAAGAAAAAGAGATTGGGATAAGTTGGAAGCACAAGTGAAGCAAGAGGTAGTTTTATATGGGAGGATTTCAGTTTTCAATACTCTCCCTTCCCTTCCCTTCCcctaaaaaaaaccctaaattatAGAATTAAAACAATCATGAAATTTTGTCTGCATATCTGCTTTTCAATCATATTATCGTTGCTTTAAGGTATTCAACCTCTTGATGATCTGAAATTCaggagaaagaagagaagctGGATGGTGATGCAGGTGTAAACAGGATGTTCCAAGACATATACCTAAATGCAGACGAGGACATGAGGAGAGCTATGAGCAAATCTTTTGTAAGTTTCCTACAGAttgtaca is a window from the Quercus lobata isolate SW786 unplaced genomic scaffold, ValleyOak3.0 Primary Assembly Scq3eQI_326, whole genome shotgun sequence genome containing:
- the LOC115973640 gene encoding protein SGT1 homolog A-like gives rise to the protein MASSLEIAKKAKEAFVDDSFKLAVDLFSEAIDLSPNDANLFADRAQAHLKLNNLTEAAADASKAIEIDPSMAKAYLRKGTACMKLGEYLTAKEALEIGTSLAQNDSRFTKMLKECDQHLADFQPSTVPASASKLSDTTAGTLEESKKGCGMSQQISTITSVRPKYSHGYYQKPEEVVVTIYVKGIPANNIVVDFGEQILSVTIGIHDEDAYYFQPRLFGKIIPDKCRYEVLSTKVEIRLAKAEIINWPSLEYSKEIAVTQKVNVLSVESQRPAYPSSMPRKRDWDKLEAQVKQEEKEEKLDGDAGVNRMFQDIYLNADEDMRRAMSKSFMESNGTVLSTDWTDVGSKKVEATAPDGMELKKWEY